CGATGCGCAATTCGGGTTGAAAAATCACTTCTTTTTCCCCCGATTCACCGCAGACCACCCTATCCTATCCTCTGCACAAAAatgccatccccatttcaactcACCTGTCTGATGCCTATCTCGCTTTACTGTAATTCATACATCAAATGCTCAGAATTGGGTTTGTGATCCTCGTGCCGCACACTCGTTTACTCTGCTCGCTGCTCGGTCAACTTGTCTCAACATAACTTGTTGGTGCCCCCAAGCTGTTACTTAAATCTTGTGCTTCATGTGTATAACTAACTGTACTAAACAACTGATGCTCCATGTTATCACAGGGGTTGGTGGTTACTCTTATTTATATGAGCctctttggtgggttggcatgatAACAAGTAAGCAACCAACCACTCTTCTCTATCTTCtaccccctccgtcccataatataacaaCGTTTTAGATTGAAAAaccttcttatattatgggacagagggagtattttattTTCTCTATGTAGATATCCTGTACCTTGTACATTTCTaaattcctttgcagtggttgttGGGGAAGTTGCGAATTTCGTAGCTTATGCCTTTGCGCCAGCCATTTTGGTTACTCCTCTTGGTGCTCTCAGCATAATCATCAGGCAAGCCTTCTGGTTACAGGATCCTTCCTTCCTCTGTTTCCTGTAATGAGATTCTTACTGGTTTCATCATTAATCTGTACTGCAGTGCTGTACTTGCACATGTAATGCTGCGCGAGAAGCTGCACATATTCGGCATTCTCGGATGCGTCCTATGTGTCGTGGGATCCACCACCATTGTCCTCCATGCCCCGCAAGAGCGTCAAATTGAGTCGGTGACTGAAGTTTGGGGTCTGGCTACTGAACCAGGTATACGTTGTCTGCGTCTGTCCAATTTCTGAATGTTCCTTCAAGTGTCACTCAGCCCAACTAAAGTGTGATTAACAGCAAGTGCTAACCAACTGATGCTGTTTTTCAGCCTTCATGTGTTATGTGGGTGTAGTACTTGCTATTGTCGCTCTTCTTGTGTTCAAGTTTGTTCCGCTTTATGGACAAACCCATGTCATGGTGTACATTGGTGTTTGCTCTCTCGTAGGTTCCATCTCGGTATGTTGTTGTCTCTAGTTTTATATCCTTGTGTATATATCGTTCTCTAGTCGTATATTGTGTGAACGCGTTCATTGACCTGTGCAGGTCATGAGTGTGAAAGCTCTTGGGATAGCTTTGAAGCTCACCTTTTCCGGAACGAACCAACTCATATATCCACAGACATGGGCATTTAGTATGGTTGTCATCTCATGCATCATTACTCAAATGAATTACTTGAACAAGGTATATACTTAATTTCCTCCCACTGAACCACCTATCCCTGACCTAGcataatatgtactccctccgttccaaaatagatgacccaactttgtactaactttaggtTGTTGGAGTTGTAAACTATAGTATAGACATAAACCAAGGAGAAACAGCATGCAGTTTCTATTGTTTTTCACCCCttgtgtcaaaaacactcttatattagagCCTCAACTGTCTGGTTCCTTGGTGGAGGCTATGTGTGTTATAGAGATATGATTAGCTGAAATACAAGTTCATTAATGGTGGCTGCTTTACAAATTCTTACCTCAGCTAACTGTATCAAAATAGCCGCACTTTCCTAACCAAGCCATTTTTAAAATGACAACTGATTTCCTCCCTGAATACATTGCAGGCCCTTGACACGTTTAATACGGCAGTTGTCTCCCCCATATATTATACGATGTTCACATCTTTAACCATCTTGGCTAGTGTGATTATGTTCAAGGTATGATGATTCTATTGCTTAAGCTATTATTTTGTTTCTTTCCGTCTTTCATGGCATTTCGTTCAGCTAGTACGGAGTACCTGTCAAGAAGTTCAAGTAGTATCTGTCAGAACATTTTAATTGTTGCTTCGCATGTCATTTCATTTGTATCCACGTGCAGGACTGGGACCGGCAAAATCCGACACAAATCGTGACAGAGATGTGTGGCGTCGTCACCATCTTCTCGGGAACATTTCTACTTCACAAAACAAAGGACATGGCTGATGGTACTACATTTTTCTTGTTCCTTCGTTGGTGACATGCTCTGAAACCTAGTTATCTGCTCTGTGCCACCGCAGGGCTTTCGAACTCTTCTTCATTCCGTCTTCCAACCATTTCATCGGCGCGGTCCTTCAAGCAAACAGATGAGTATAGCGAAGGGGTTCCTCTCAGATCGTCGGACTCGTTCCGGTCACTGCATTGATGCCCGGTCAGCCGCGCTGACCATCGATTTTCACCGAGCTAGGGCTCAGGAGCAAGCTTGTAATCAAATCTGTCTCGTGTGCGTTGTATCTCGGCTGTTTCGTATGTTCTGGGAGCATTGTGGCTGAGCCCCAAGGTATCTAAGTAGCAGGTTGTTAGCATAGCACCGGAGTGGGAGTTGTTCTGTATAATGGATGGATGGGTTATCAAGCAGGCAGGGTGCTGAAATTTTAACCTTGCTGTTGAGATGGTTTCATCCAATATGGTAGTTGAAAGTAAACTTAAATACATCAGCAAAATATTCATAATGTGATGCTGCAATCTCAGTCTTATGTCTGAAAAATTCACAACAAAGCCCGGTTTTTCTTCTGTTTATTGATTAGTACGTAGTGTGTATGTCTCAGATATAATATTACGTTTTACTTGATAATCCCAAAAGAAAATAGCTAAAAAAAATACAGTGGAAAAAATTGATATCAGAACACAACCTGTATTATCAACCATTATTCAATACATCAACTACATACACAAGACACAGCTACCATTACTCAAGAGACATCAGCGATTGCCGTGATGAACATTGCAGATTTATCTACATGCAGCAAGGAACCACCACAATGATTCATTGCAAACTTCTGACAGTCAAGCACGCGGTACATAATAAAACATTACCGGTAAGATTCAGACAGCTACGGTTACTAGAAGGCGTGAACCTTTAGGCACATTTTGCAGGTTCTACCAACAAGTAAGCTTAACTAACACCTGACAGTCCAGGGGTGAGTGACAACAGCTGCCAAGTACTACACAGACAGTGCTACATCACACTGCATAGGAAGGTCTCGTGGATCTACATACTAAGAAGGGCTCGAGGCCCAACATAGCTCGATAACATCATATCGAGTGGCATCAGGGGGGTTGTTCGGCAACACTGGTGGTCATCGAAGCACTTCGCCTTGGCTATTGGAGGGACGATCTTGTGAAGGACATCATGTATCTCCCAAGAATGTTGCTGATAGGAAGAGGCCCCCTGTCACCACAAGCATCACCATCATTAGTACTACTAGACAGTTCCCAAACAATTTCTAGGAAAAACTATTGGAAGTAGTCATATACTTGAGCAACTGTAACCAAGTAGTAATTCCTTAGAGCACATTCTTCTGGCAACTACATACAGCCATAATACTAAAGCCACTTGAACAGAGCGAATCCTTGGAGCACATTCTGGTATGTGCATTAATACTCTCACACCATTACAGATcacataattatcatagcaattcAATGATTCAATCTGCAATCATACTGAAACTAGTCCAAAGCATGGATGCAATATGACGAGAACAAGATTTCCTCAACGGCCATAGCCAACATAAAACAACTGAAACCGAGCTAATCCTTTTAGAGCGCATTCTAGCAACATATGCGCATTCCCACTCTGAAGTTATTACACGAAACTGAGAACACATAAATCCCACCTCTTATTTACAGTCGACATCTTGACAGTACAGCTATAAATAAATAAACCTTTGGGGAAAAAATTCATTACAATCTGTAATGACTTCAGATGACTAGCACGAGAATTTCGCAGCAGTTGCAAGTTTTCAATCAAAGATAGTCTGGACATGAGTAATCAGTTGTAATACATTGTACAGAAAGATAAAGCATGGGAGTGGATGTGTTGTGTTACCAGGCACGAGAATCACAGCTGTTATTACGGTTATCACCCATGACGAATACATGGCCTTGAGGGAGGCGCTGCAGGACGATGCACAGTTTCAGTATGGGAATCATCCGGGCATAGGTCAAGCAGATAACAACAAGGATGGACAACAAGGATGGAGTGGGAGGGAGAGATCGTCCACCATCTGAGACCCGTCATTTCATTTGGAAAGAACAATGGGGGTACTCAGGAAGTCAACAACACAGAGCAGCCATGCCACTTTTGGTCCTCCTCTTGCAGTAGTAGTAGTATAGTCATTTGTTTGTGTAGTAGCAATGGTCATACAAGTATCTCTGGACCTGGCAATAGCAACTCCTCAATGTTCTTCAAGGAGACAATGCTCACTCAGCAGGGTAATAGAAAGAGATGCAACAAACCATGGCTTCCATCGTGTACGACGCATGCGGTGCGGTGTAGTGTTCGTTCTGTGCAACACCGTTAACAATAAGCTGGCCTTGCCGGACCTGTAAAATAAGAGAGCACGTAAGAATGTTGAAGGACTAATATGGAAGCAGCATATATAATACTAAGCACGGACACGGGGACGGAAAGACGGGGATACGCATACAGGGACACGGGATACGGCTTTTTTCAAAAATAGCCATTCGGGGATACGGCAGGATATAtaagtattttaaaaaaattagaTGAAAGATTGTTTTTTAGTACTGACATATGTTGCCTCATTTTTAGATGAAAGATTTGTTTTTCTTCGAGGATCACACGGTCACTTTACAGGACCCTGCACTCAGAGCCCATGTAGCTCTCCACTCAGAGCCCACATAAGGCCCAATTCCAGGAAACCCTACACAAGTGCTCCTCCAGCTGTTCCCTATCCCGTGCTCCTCTTTCCTCCCTGCCCCAGCCGCCAAGAACTGTAGCGAGGAGATGAACATTACACCGCACCGCATGCGTCGTACCCTCTTGCGTCTACATCTTCCCTTTCAATCCACCCAAATCTTCTTTCTCCCTGCCCGGAGCTTTTTCCTCGCCTTCTCCTCTCTGCCTGTATCTCCTTCCCTGCTAGCGACCGTCGAGGTTGCCAGCTCGAGCGTGGCATCCGTCGGAGGAGAGCTAAGCAGCGTCGTGGTCGCTGGaggccggctcccgagtcccccaACGTATCCCCACCGTATCTATGCCGTATCCTGATTTGTTTCATTTTTTTATTCAGATAAGATGGGATACTGCAGGATTCGCGTATCCCCCCGTGCTAGAACGGCAATACGGCAGTTTCTGCCGTATCCATGCTTTGTAATAGTATACGAATATGACAATCCTTGGTGAAGCAGCATGTGTGGATCAGCAGGATATATCAATCAGAAGGATGAATGAATGATACTGTATCAATAATGTGAGTACAAGACACTGTGATTGTCGCCTTTGCTCAATCAGCAGGATGACTAAATGGAAGAATGAACAAATAATAAGTACTGTACTTAGTAGTACCAAAAAAAAAGCTCAATCAGCAGAGGGGGGTGACTAAATGAAGGATTAATAAATGGAAGTAGCAATATCTATGAATGAATTGTACAGTAGTAATAAGGTGGGTGGAAGCAGGACAATGCTAGCGCCATCGCGTTTGCTCAATCAGCACAGCAGGATGAATAAGTGAAAGAATGAAGAGATGAGTAGTTGATGATTACCTCGATGAAGTCTCCAGGGGTGGCAATAACCCTCTTAATGAATACAACATCCTTACTGATGCCACAATTCTGCAGTAAAAATTAGGAGAAATGTAGCATCAGATTGACTGACTGACAAGTAGTAAAAATGGAATGGAAGAAGAGAAGAAGTAGAGGTAAAAAGCAGAGCAATGTACCTGCAGCGCGGTAGGCACCCTGAAGAAGACAATATCCCCCACAGACGGCCGCCGGAACATGCATGTAGCTCACCTGACCAAAATCAGAATCAAATCATCCATTCCCCATTTCATTCTTTGGTAGTAGGTCATGGCAGATCCAAGCCAGGCAAGCAGAATGGAAGAGATCTATCTACACCATCTAGCAGTGGCAGAgggggaaaagaaaagaaaaggaagctACTTTCTCTGCGACGGCGCGGTCGCCGGGGCGGAGGGTGGGCGCCATGGACGCGGAGGCGACGAAGCGGACCTCGGCCAGGGCGGCGGagacgaggaggacgacgaggaagagctTGAATCCGTCGGAGCAgcggaggcgcgccaaggggaccCACCAGCGGTGCAGGAgggcggcggaggtcagcagctgCTGGTGGCAGGGCAGCCAGTACGCCGGCGACAGCAACAGCGGCAGCGGCGCGATGAGGTCCCGCAGCAGACGCGGCGGCaccatcgccatccccttcttcttctgtgtctctctctctctctccaccgaGAAGAAGAGGGAGTAATGGCTTCTTTTGTACGATTCGCCTAGAATCCTAAAAATCAATCCTTCACCTAGCTTCTCTCACTTTCTTGAATCCATATATTTTTTACAATCCTAGCTGTTTATATCCTAACTATCTAGGGTCGTAAAAAGAAAATATGGATTTAAGATTCTCGAAGAAGCTGGGTGGAGAATCGGTGGCCGAAGAGAGAGACCACGACTCTGGCTAGCAAGAGAAATGACCAATCTATCATCCACCTCTACCCAGAGCGCACCAAGATTTATGGctttaaaaaaaatcacatttaCATTCATGTCGTATGAATGATACAAATATATTTCAGTCATTTTTTCTTATATATTCAAACAGTGTCAATTTAGGACAGAGAAACTGGGCCTATCCTAACCCTTTCATGCTCTAAGCCGTTTCCGTAGCCAGAACCCGATCGGTTTTGGCACTTGGATGGTTGTCTTATGTCTTATCCCATGTTTTCTCGCTAATTGGGCTAAATGTGCTAAACTGTACCTACTCTAGTGGAAATTTCGGAACACTCTTGTTAGTTGGGCCTAGCCGTCACACAAAGCAGGGAAAATTTACATCTCGAGTCATTGTCAATATGTAGCACTTGAGTCTGCTTGGGAAAAAACGGCAGGTCGTTGCTCTTGACAAACCTAGGCACGCCTctaccgtcgtcgtcgccgccgctacTGATGATACGGGAAACAACCAGTACCCTCGGTAGGGTGGTGATTGTGGCCAGAAGTATCAGAAGGGAGTTCACACAAGGGGGTTGCCATGGTTCGGGCCGTCATGGTGAGGTAACAACTTATGCCCTGCTTTTGTGTTTGTATTGATGTGGGAACACCTCGGGCGAGGGGGTTACAAGATGAGGATGAATATGGCTACCGAGAGTATGGTCTATGGGATATATGATAATGCCTACCCCTAGCCTCACCTTATATAGGGGACAACCACTAGGGTTTACAGGGTCCCTAACCGACCTTGCGTTGAGGGCTACTTCTCTTGCATGCCAAGATGATCGCCTTGTGCCCTGTCAGGCCCCTCGGCCGGCTCCTGGAGATGTGTTGCCGCCAGGCCCCCGGGGTCCTGAGACCGGCCTAACACCAGGCTTCCTGACCGAGGGCCACCGTCAGtctgtgcactagtagaaaacagggctttggtcacgggcaatattcacattagtcccggttcagtcacgaaccgggactaatgtgagcattggtcccggttcgtgcggctaaggcattagtcccggttcacctgggccctttagtcccggttggtgccacgaaccgggactaaagggtgcgatgcccattagtcccggttggtgccaccaaccgggactaatgggctttgaggcattagtaccggttcgtggcacgaaccggtaataaaggtcccattttcaaactctaccccccggaccgccttttcagttttagaaaaaacaaaagaaaatgatggaaatgtcaaaaaaaataaaaaaataagtttcccatgtgatatgtggtctagttgttgggaaaatttacaaatatgaatttcgactttatttgcaaaatctctctgaaatttgtaaaatgggcataacttttgcatacgaactcggattaaaaagttttttatatggaa
This region of Triticum aestivum cultivar Chinese Spring chromosome 2D, IWGSC CS RefSeq v2.1, whole genome shotgun sequence genomic DNA includes:
- the LOC123055442 gene encoding chloroplast processing peptidase, translating into MAMVPPRLLRDLIAPLPLLLSPAYWLPCHQQLLTSAALLHRWWVPLARLRCSDGFKLFLVVLLVSAALAEVRFVASASMAPTLRPGDRAVAEKVTCMFRRPSVGDIVFFRVPTALQNCGISKDVVFIKRVIATPGDFIEVRQGQLIVNGVAQNEHYTAPHASYTMEAMRLPQGHVFVMGDNRNNSCDSRAWGPLPISNILGRYMMSFTRSSLQ
- the LOC123055441 gene encoding probable magnesium transporter NIPA4 isoform X2; the protein is MDGDGGSASGGGRWYTGMSSDNIKGLVLAISSSLFIGASFIIKKKGLKKAAASSGGVRAGVGGYSYLYEPLWWVGMITMVVGEVANFVAYAFAPAILVTPLGALSIIISAVLAHVMLREKLHIFGILGCVLCVVGSTTIVLHAPQERQIESVTEVWGLATEPAFMCYVGVVLAIVALLVFKFVPLYGQTHVMVYIGVCSLVGSISVMSVKALGIALKLTFSGTNQLIYPQTWAFSMVVISCIITQMNYLNKALDTFNTAVVSPIYYTMFTSLTILASVIMFKDWDRQNPTQIVTEMCGVVTIFSGTFLLHKTKDMADGLSNSSSFRLPTISSARSFKQTDEYSEGVPLRSSDSFRSLH
- the LOC123055441 gene encoding probable magnesium transporter NIPA4 isoform X1: MDGDGGSASGGGRWYTGMSSDNIKGLVLAISSSLFIGASFIIKKKGLKKAAASSGGVRAGVGGYSYLYEPLWWVGMITMVVGEVANFVAYAFAPAILVTPLGALSIIISAVLAHVMLREKLHIFGILGCVLCVVGSTTIVLHAPQERQIESVTEVWGLATEPAFMCYVGVVLAIVALLVFKFVPLYGQTHVMVYIGVCSLVGSISVMSVKALGIALKLTFSGTNQLIYPQTWAFSMVVISCIITQMNYLNKALDTFNTAVVSPIYYTMFTSLTILASVIMFKDWDRQNPTQIVTEMCGVVTIFSGTFLLHKTKDMADVICSVPPQGFRTLLHSVFQPFHRRGPSSKQMSIAKGFLSDRRTRSGHCIDARSAALTIDFHRARAQEQACNQICLVCVVSRLFRMFWEHCG